In Leptospira bouyouniensis, the sequence GTGAATTTTTGGGTGGAGAGTTTTCACTCTGCCATGTAAAATTTCTGGAAAGCCAGTAAACTCATCTACTTTTTTCACAGAAATGCCTGCTTTTGCGAGGGCATCGTATGTCCCACCAGTGGATAAGATCTCCACTCCATTTTTGGCAAGGAAGGAACAGATTTCTGTGATTCCCGTTTTATCTGAAACGGAAACAAGGGCTCTTTTGATTTGGATCATTTTAGGATTTCTACCTTTCGTTCTTTGATTTTTAATTTATCTTCACAAAACAGTTGTATGGCGAGTGGAAGGATTTTGTGTTCTTCCTTTAGTATTGCCAAGGATAATTCTTTTTCATTCCATTCAGGTCGAATGGCAATCGCTTTTTGTAAAATGATTGGACCTGTATCCACTCCTTCCCATACAAAATGGACAGTACAACCTGCTATTTTTACACCATAATCCAGGGCTTGTTTTTGGGAATCAAGGCCTGGAAAGGCTGGGAGTAGGCTTGGGTGGACATTGATGATTTGGTTTTTGAACCGCCTGACAAATTCTGGTTTTAGGATCCTCATGTAACCACAAGCCACGATCAAGTCAGGGTTGTAAGATTCGATTTGGTGGAGTAAGTCCCTGTGGTAATCTGGTTTGGACGCGTATTTGCTATAAGGGATCACTTTGGTGGAAATCCCGAATTTTTTAGCGAGATCGAGGGCTTTTGCTTCCGGATTGTCCGAAATCAGGGCAAGGATGTCCAGTTTTAGCTTCTTTTTTCGGATGGATTCCACCGAAGCCGAAAAATTGGACCCCCGACCCGAAGCCAAAAAAACAACACGTTTTGTTTTTCCCATGTGATAATCTAAGAATATTCGGTTCGGTCATTAAGCAAGTATCCTTTTTGGTCGATGGGAATACACAGGAGAAAAAAATGTCGCTTGCGAGAAAAACCGGTGCCTCTGCTTACAATGAATACAAAGCCAATGAGATATCTACCGTTAGCCAAATCAAATTGATTGTGATGTTATTTGATGGGGCGATTCGTTTCTTAGGTGTTGCAAAAGACAATATGACTCCTAGAAAGTATGATGTTGTTAACAATAATATCATCAAAACCCAAGACATCATTACGGAACTACTTTTGTCTCTCAATATGGAAGAAGGGAAAGAGGTAGCAAATAACCTTTTGTCTTTGTACATTTACCTCAAAAAAAGGCTTTTGGAAGCCAATATGCGTAAGGACAAAGCGATTATCGATGAATGCATTAAAATCTTAGGGGAATTAAAAAACTCCTGGGAAGACTTAGAAAAGAAAGAACCACAAGCTCCTTCACAAAGTTCGAACCAAAGGACCACTGGCATTTCCATCACTGGTTAAATTACGAATTTTATTAAAACCATGAAACAAGTATCTTTCAAACAATTACTGCAAAAAAAAATCCAATTACTTGAATCCTTAGTAAACAATCTGAAACGAGAAGAAGAATTATTATCTTACCGTGATGCTGATTCTGCAGTTAAAATTGAGTTTAAAAATGAAACATTGGTTCGGAAACTCGAAGAATTGGACATTCAATTATTAGAACACCAGGAAATGGATGTACATACAGAAGAAGAAATTGCACTCTCTGAATCTGTTTTTTCAAAGTTAGACGAAGCTCGAACATTACAACAAAAGGTCCAAGAATTACTTGTTTTTGAAATGAATGAAAGTAAAAAAGAGTATTGGGATTTTAGTATCAAACGTAGACTTAAATCACATTTGGTATTTTCTTCTGGCCTTTCATGGACAAAAAATTACTGTTAAATGACTCTCTTCAATTTTTAGGATTAAATTCTGGATTTACTGAGTCTGAATTAAGAGAGTCTTATCACAAATTAGCGAAAAAATACCATCCCGATACTGGTGAGTACACAAGTGATGTGATGTTTGTCGAATTGAACAAACATTATGAATCTTTAAAAGAATACCTTCTCATCCACCCAGAAGAGTCTGAATTAGATCCTAGTCTTAGACCACTTCACACAGATAAACAAAGCAAATCAGAAAACAAATCACAAACGGATAATCAATCAACCAGTCAAACTGAGTCTGGGAAAAACAAACCATCCAAAGATCCTATATTCCAAGAATACAAATTGGCAAAAGAAAAAGAAACAGAAGCTATCCTACGTTATTACGAAAATAGAAATCTCCATCCCATTGAACTTTCTAGTTCACTGAACCATGAGTTAGTCCAATTGCAAAAAGATCTTGAGCCAGTACTTCTCGTATATGCAAACATTGTAAAACAACACCCGAAAAGCATATGGGCTCTTGATGCAAAGAATTCATTGGAACGACTTCGTGTTTGGTGGGCTAAGGAATAAAAACAGCTGGAGGATTCCAGCTGTTTTGAATGTTCGTTTCACAGTTTCCTTTGGTTTAAAATGAAAACAAAGGAAACAAAAAATCGTACTTGATTGTGAAGATATTAAGGGCTAGGTGCTGCTGCTTCTCCTCCAACGAGTCCCATAGAAATTTCTGGAATCCAACTGATGAGGATCAGGCCAACAAGAAATAAACCAACAATCGGAGCCACCGATTGGATCACTTTCCCTAACGGTTGTTTGAAGATCCCGGAAGCCACAAAGAGGTTTACCCCAACCGGAGGTGTGAGGTAACCGATTTCTAAGTTCACAATCATGATGATTCCAAAATGAACTGGATTGATCCCATAATTGACAGCCATTGGCGCGAGTAGTGGAGCTAGCACGAGGATCGCGCTCATAATGTCCATGAACATACCTACGACGAGGAGTAGAATGTTCACACCAATGAGAAAGGTGACAGGACTTGATATAAGCTCTGACATTTTCGCCACTAGGTTCTGTGGGATTTCATTTTCGATCATGAACTTATTCAAACTCACCGCAAGAATGAGGATGAGGAATAATATCCCAAGCATCTCTGCACTTTCTGCCATGATTTTCGGAATTTTAGGAAAACTTAATTCTTTGTGGATGAACACTTCCACAAGGATGGCATAAAAAACGGCAATCGCAGCTGATTCGGTTGCTGTAAAAAATCCTGAGTAAATCCCACCGAGAATGACAACTGGCATAAGAAGGGCAAGTACACCTTCTTTCCAAGCAATGCGAATTTCAGCCCAGTCCCATTTCCCACGACCTACATTTCCTGCACGGAACACAGAATAGATCATCAGTAAACTCATGAGTAAAATCCCAGGTCCAATCCCTGCAATGAAGAGATCCGTTACGGAAACACCTACCATAATTGCATACACAATCATAGGGATACTAGGGGGGATGATGATCCCAAGGGTTCCACCAGAAGCTAGGAGTCCCATTGAAAATTGAGTCGGGTATCCAGCTTTTGTAAGAGATGGGTACATCAGTCCACCAATAGCAATGAGGGTGACAGGAGAGGATCCTGAGATGGCAGCAAAAATACCACATGAGAAAACTCCTGCGATTGCAAGTCCTGCAGGGATCGGTGCTGTCATTGCTTGTGCAATACGAATGAGCCGTCTTGCAATACTCCCATGTGTCATCAAGTTTCCAGCGATGATAAATAGCGGAATCGCAAGAAGGATTTCTTTATCACCAGCAAAGAATAAATCTCCAACAATGCTATTGAGCTCATGAAAAGATTCAAGTGGTGGTTCTGGTAAAAAGTAATAACAATAAACAGTGATCGCACCCATGAGTACAATGAGTGGTTGTCTGAGTAATATCAGCGCAAGTAAGAGTATGAGTATTCCCCAAGAACCCATTAGTGTTTCCCTCCTGAGTTAGATTCGGAAAGTTCTTTTTCCGCAAGTTCCAAAGCCTCTGTGGCTTCATTGATGTCGGAAGGAATCAAGGAAGGAAAAATTCCATAACACAAATGCCTAAATCCCATTGATATAAAAATATAAGGGAAGATCATTTGGACTTTCCATAAGTGGATTTCAGTCACGGGATTCACTTCATCCAAACTGATACTTTCTAAAACATATATGACAGATAAGTAAGCTAAGAATAAAAAGAAAATGGAAATCACCCATTGTTCGATGATTTTTACGTAATGCAAAATGGCCTTTGGTAAAACTTTGTCTGCAATTTCTGGCCTTAGGTGAGAACCTTTCGCGCTGGCAAGTGCAGATCCGAAGAGTCCACCCCATAACATAAAATATAGGGACAATTTTTGTGCCCAAATGATACCACCAAGACCCAACCATTCCAAAAAGGAAGAGGTCCCACCGTGGATGGACTCAGCAATATAAACACTCCAATCACCAACAAGTCCTGCGACTCCTGTGTTTGGATAAGCCTCTGTTGCTTCTAAGGTCCAACCTAAAACTTTATCGATGACTTCTCGTTTGGAGACGTCAGCAATCATGAGAAGAGTGAGCAGAAGGAAACAAATCCCTCCTGCCCATTTCTCGCCGAAACTCAAAGTATTTAGAATTCGTTCGACGAATTTCATTTATCTATTTCCTTCCTTACTTTATGGACCACAAGCTGCTTTGGCTTTTTGGATTTTATCGTAAATCTGTTTCGATTGACCACCAATTTTTCCAATCACTTGTCCTGCCACAATATTTGCAGCCGATTTGAATCCTGCCAAGTCGGCAGCAGTAGGTTCATACACTTGCACATCTGCTTTTTTAAGAGTGGCAATCATGTTCTTTTCAATCGAACGAACTGCTTGTCTAGCACCTGGAGCCAGTTTGTTTCCTTCTCCCATCAGGGTTTTCTTTTGTTCGTCATTGAGTGTATCCCAATACTTTTTAGAATAGAGGATCGCTGCTGGTTGGTAAATGTGGCGAGTCAAAGTGAAATATTTGATCGCTGTTTGCCATTCTGCTGCAAGTGTGAAAAGTGGAGTGTTGTCAAACCCTTCAACCACACCAGTTTGTAAGGAAGGAAGTACTTCTGGAATGGCAATTGGAATCCCACTCACACCTAATTGTTTCCAATACGCAATGTGAACTGGAGATTCTTGGACTCTGATTTTGATTCCTTTAAGGTCCTCAGGTTTTTTCACGGGAGCTGATTTCGTACCGATTGAACGGTAACCATTTTCTGCCCAAGTGACAAAGATAAGTCCTTTGGATTCAAAAAGTTTTCTAAAGTCTTCTAATAGATGTTCGTCAAGAACACAATCAGCTTGTGCGTAGGAATTAAATAGATATGGGATCTCAAGAACGTTTAATTCTTTTACCGTGTTTGCAAGTGCTCCAGCTGTCAGACCAGCACCTTGTAGTTTTCCACGGATGACCTGTTGGAGGATTTCGTTCTCCCCACCCATTTGTCCACCAGGATAAATTTTGAATTTAATTTGTCCTTGGGATTCACCTTCAATTTTCTTTTTGATTTTTGCTAATTCGTTAGCCCAAGGAGATCCTTCGGGTGCAACGGTAGCGAGTTTAACTGTTGTTTGGGCAAAAAGACCCCCACTGATTGTGAGGGTCATACTTACACAAACTAAATATTTTAACTGCTTTAAAAACATTTAGTTCTCCTAGTGATGGTTTATAGTTCGTCGAGTAGTTTTTTCGCTTTTCGTTGTTCAACGATTTGATCAGCTTCAATTTCAGGTAACGAAGATGGTTTACCTTTGAGAACAAATTCTAATTGTTTTTTGAATTTGTCTTCGTTTCCTTTAAGGCGGCTTTCCGCATAAAGGACACGAACTGCAAAATAATTAGGGTGTTTTGCAATTGCTTCTTCGAATAATTTGTCAGCTAACTTTTTATCACCAGTTGGTGAGAGTGCGTTACTTGCGGCATCATATCTTAAAGTTGCTGCATAAAAATATTCTTTTCCCATTGCTTTTTCAATTTCTTTCACACGATTTACCATCGCTGAAAATTTTGAACGATTGGAAAGGAGAGTTGTGAATCCAACTAAACGAGACCATTTACCAAGAGATGCATATCTCCAATACAATGCGTCAATGTCTTCAGGTCCAAGGACATCAAGTGCCTTTTCAACCTCAAGTCCGTCTTTTACGACTTTGTCTCTGAATTTTGGATTCATGGCAAGTGCTGCTTC encodes:
- a CDS encoding flagellar protein FlgN; this translates as MKQVSFKQLLQKKIQLLESLVNNLKREEELLSYRDADSAVKIEFKNETLVRKLEELDIQLLEHQEMDVHTEEEIALSESVFSKLDEARTLQQKVQELLVFEMNESKKEYWDFSIKRRLKSHLVFSSGLSWTKNYC
- a CDS encoding DnaJ domain-containing protein, with protein sequence MDKKLLLNDSLQFLGLNSGFTESELRESYHKLAKKYHPDTGEYTSDVMFVELNKHYESLKEYLLIHPEESELDPSLRPLHTDKQSKSENKSQTDNQSTSQTESGKNKPSKDPIFQEYKLAKEKETEAILRYYENRNLHPIELSSSLNHELVQLQKDLEPVLLVYANIVKQHPKSIWALDAKNSLERLRVWWAKE
- the fliS gene encoding flagellar export chaperone FliS; its protein translation is MSLARKTGASAYNEYKANEISTVSQIKLIVMLFDGAIRFLGVAKDNMTPRKYDVVNNNIIKTQDIITELLLSLNMEEGKEVANNLLSLYIYLKKRLLEANMRKDKAIIDECIKILGELKNSWEDLEKKEPQAPSQSSNQRTTGISITG
- a CDS encoding TRAP transporter small permease, which translates into the protein MKFVERILNTLSFGEKWAGGICFLLLTLLMIADVSKREVIDKVLGWTLEATEAYPNTGVAGLVGDWSVYIAESIHGGTSSFLEWLGLGGIIWAQKLSLYFMLWGGLFGSALASAKGSHLRPEIADKVLPKAILHYVKIIEQWVISIFFLFLAYLSVIYVLESISLDEVNPVTEIHLWKVQMIFPYIFISMGFRHLCYGIFPSLIPSDINEATEALELAEKELSESNSGGKH
- a CDS encoding TRAP transporter TatT component family protein — translated: MNQTKHWSKIALATLVLVSVVACGKSRQVKISASDVTRATTPAKLPADIEKLWKNRHNEQDLRQALVSLEKFAVENPQYADVKVMLCRGNYLMGDGHLWLKLTGDADEDAKVKEESIQFYDAAVNWCEAALAMNPKFRDKVVKDGLEVEKALDVLGPEDIDALYWRYASLGKWSRLVGFTTLLSNRSKFSAMVNRVKEIEKAMGKEYFYAATLRYDAASNALSPTGDKKLADKLFEEAIAKHPNYFAVRVLYAESRLKGNEDKFKKQLEFVLKGKPSSLPEIEADQIVEQRKAKKLLDEL
- a CDS encoding TRAP transporter large permease; its protein translation is MGSWGILILLLALILLRQPLIVLMGAITVYCYYFLPEPPLESFHELNSIVGDLFFAGDKEILLAIPLFIIAGNLMTHGSIARRLIRIAQAMTAPIPAGLAIAGVFSCGIFAAISGSSPVTLIAIGGLMYPSLTKAGYPTQFSMGLLASGGTLGIIIPPSIPMIVYAIMVGVSVTDLFIAGIGPGILLMSLLMIYSVFRAGNVGRGKWDWAEIRIAWKEGVLALLMPVVILGGIYSGFFTATESAAIAVFYAILVEVFIHKELSFPKIPKIMAESAEMLGILFLILILAVSLNKFMIENEIPQNLVAKMSELISSPVTFLIGVNILLLVVGMFMDIMSAILVLAPLLAPMAVNYGINPVHFGIIMIVNLEIGYLTPPVGVNLFVASGIFKQPLGKVIQSVAPIVGLFLVGLILISWIPEISMGLVGGEAAAPSP
- the dctP gene encoding TRAP transporter substrate-binding protein DctP produces the protein MFLKQLKYLVCVSMTLTISGGLFAQTTVKLATVAPEGSPWANELAKIKKKIEGESQGQIKFKIYPGGQMGGENEILQQVIRGKLQGAGLTAGALANTVKELNVLEIPYLFNSYAQADCVLDEHLLEDFRKLFESKGLIFVTWAENGYRSIGTKSAPVKKPEDLKGIKIRVQESPVHIAYWKQLGVSGIPIAIPEVLPSLQTGVVEGFDNTPLFTLAAEWQTAIKYFTLTRHIYQPAAILYSKKYWDTLNDEQKKTLMGEGNKLAPGARQAVRSIEKNMIATLKKADVQVYEPTAADLAGFKSAANIVAGQVIGKIGGQSKQIYDKIQKAKAACGP
- the purN gene encoding phosphoribosylglycinamide formyltransferase, translated to MGKTKRVVFLASGRGSNFSASVESIRKKKLKLDILALISDNPEAKALDLAKKFGISTKVIPYSKYASKPDYHRDLLHQIESYNPDLIVACGYMRILKPEFVRRFKNQIINVHPSLLPAFPGLDSQKQALDYGVKIAGCTVHFVWEGVDTGPIILQKAIAIRPEWNEKELSLAILKEEHKILPLAIQLFCEDKLKIKERKVEILK